The following are encoded together in the Bubalus bubalis isolate 160015118507 breed Murrah chromosome 14, NDDB_SH_1, whole genome shotgun sequence genome:
- the LOC102395408 gene encoding LOW QUALITY PROTEIN: spermatogenesis-associated serine-rich protein 2-like (The sequence of the model RefSeq protein was modified relative to this genomic sequence to represent the inferred CDS: substituted 2 bases at 2 genomic stop codons), with protein sequence MREEKEIAGYLRSPPFKSKITTVRTKTRQNNTFLPHFLRLKKPEISRKQNQKDSSGFIFDLQSSTVLAQGGAFENMKEKINAVRAIVPNKSNNEMILLLQHFDNCVDKTVQAFMEGSASGVLKEWTVTGKKKNKKKKSKPKPAAEPRNSIPDSNKSVSIQEEQPAPLSEKGGINGYHVSDAINDTESVDSLSEGMETLSTEARELENPESDTSEVLDRTGSMLENGVSDFEARSLTMHSTQNSQQNRNVAKSLSRTTVGPQLSNLGMEDVPLSFTNKKLGSNIEKSVKDLQRCTVSLARYQVLVKEEVDASIKKMKQAFAELQSCSMDREVALLAEMDKVKSEATEILLSCQKKAKLLKKMTDVPVRMSEEQLVELRADIKNFVSERKYDEDLGRVAQFTCDIETLKKNIDSFGQVSHPKNSXSTRSQCSLVTSMSLSNPCDASAPSLTSANKKTSALGATPTTTASSSGXSYQAHRELLPGNRRAQGYRPQGPKSSDPTNQGQHDRVGRYRNSSWYSSASRYQSAPPQAPGNTSERGQAHAAGTNGTGASMEPSPPKPSFIKGLPQHKPRTSQPDVVNS encoded by the exons atgagagaagaaaaggagatcgCTGGCTA TCTTCGGTCACCTCCTTTTAAATCAAAGATAACTACAGTCAGAACCAAGACAAGGCAAAATAATACTTTTCTTCCGCATTTTTTGAGATTAAAGAAACCTGAAATATCTAGGAAACAAAACCAGAAGGATTCATCAGGATTCATTTTTGATTTGCAGTCCAGTACTGTGCTGGCCCAAGGAGGAGCTtttgaaaacatgaaagaaaagataaatgcagTGCGTGCAATAGTTCCCAATAAGAGTAACAATGAAATGATCCTGCTTTTGCAGCACTTTGATAATTGTGTGGACAAAACAGTACAAGCGTTCATGGAAGGTAGTGCCAGTGGAGTACTCAAAGAATGGACAGtaacaggcaagaaaaagaacaaaaagaagaaaagcaagccAAAACCTGCAGCAGAACCAAGGAACAGTATCCCAGATTCCAATAAATCGGTTTCCATTCAAGAGGAACAACCTGCACCCCTCTCAGAGAAAGGTGGTATTAATGGTTATCATGTCAGCGATGCCATCAACGATACTGAGTCTGTGGACTCACTCAGTGAAGGTATGGAGACACTTTCAACAGAAGCCAGAGAACTGGAGAATCCTGAGTCTGACACATCAGAAGTGCTGGATAGAACAGGATCCATGCTGGAGAatggtgtctctgattttgagGCCAGATCTTTGACTATGCACTCTACTCagaattctcaacaaaatagGAACGTTGCCAAGTCTCTCTCAAGAACTACTGTAGGACCTCAGCTTTCAAATCTAGGCATGGAAGATGTTCCCCTCTCTTTCACCAACAAAAAGCTTGGTTCTAACATTGAAAAATCTGTGAAAGACCTCCAGCGCTGCACAGTGTCTCTTGCACGATATCAAGTTCTAGTTAAAGAAGAGGTGGATGCttctattaagaaaatgaaacaagctTTTGCCGAATTGCAGAGCTGTTCAATGGATCGGGAAGTGGCGTTGCTCGCTGAAATGGACAAAGTGAAATCTGAAGCAACTGAAATTTTGCTTAGCTGTCAAAAGAAAGCCAAACTTCTAAAGAAAATGACTGATGTGCCTGTTCGGATGTCAGAAGAGCAGTTGGTCGAGCTCAGAGCTGATATCAAGAACTTTGTTAGTGAACGTAAATATGATGAGGATCTGGGACGAGTGGCCCAATTCACCTGTGACATAGAGACCCTGAAGAAGAACATTGATTCATTTGGACAAGTATCCCATCCAAAGAATAGCTAGTCAACGCGATCTCAATGTAGCTTGGTTACATCTATGTCTTTGAGTAACCCATGTGATGCCTCTGCTCCCAGCCTTACAAGTGCTAACAAGAAAACCTCGGCACTGGGGGCGACGCCTACAACCACAGCAAGCTCCAGTGGCTGATCCTACCAGGCTCATCGAGAGCTATTGCCAGGAAACAGACGAGCCCAAGGCTACAGGCCACAAGGCCCAAAGTCCAGTGACCCCACGAACCAAGGGCAACATGACAGAGTGGGTCGTTACAGAAATAGCTCATGGTATTCATCTGCTTCCAGGTACCAGAGTGCTCCACCCCAGGCACCAGGAAACACTAGTGAACGGGGCCAGGCTCACGCTGCAGGGACCAATGGGACTGGAGCCAGCATGGAGCCCAGCCCACCCAAGCCCTCATTCATTAAGGGGCTCCCCCAGCACAAACCTAGGACCTCTCAGCCTGACGTTGTGAATTCCTGA